A genomic segment from Leptolyngbya boryana PCC 6306 encodes:
- a CDS encoding Uma2 family endonuclease encodes MTPAIQSQTLTFEDFLIWDDGSDRNFELIDGIPVPLVEPNAAHEDVADELCDRLKQHCQERDLPYVPKRLKQVRMNTEPGEKEKSRKPDIVVFDRAEWQRMRSLSSPAAAYTCPPLVIEVVSTNWQDDYLIKLAEYEKLGIREYWIVDYAALGGRLYIGNPKQPTISIYTLVDGEYEVQRFRESDPITSSTFRTLDLTASEVFRAG; translated from the coding sequence ATGACACCTGCAATTCAGAGCCAAACGCTGACATTTGAAGATTTTTTGATTTGGGATGATGGCAGTGATCGTAATTTTGAACTAATTGATGGAATTCCTGTGCCACTTGTTGAACCGAATGCTGCTCATGAAGATGTTGCGGATGAATTGTGCGATCGCTTAAAGCAACATTGCCAAGAGCGAGATTTGCCCTATGTTCCAAAACGGTTGAAGCAGGTCAGGATGAACACTGAACCTGGAGAGAAAGAGAAAAGCCGTAAACCGGATATTGTGGTGTTCGATCGTGCAGAATGGCAGAGAATGCGTTCTCTCTCAAGTCCTGCTGCTGCCTACACTTGTCCGCCGCTTGTGATTGAAGTCGTGAGTACAAATTGGCAAGATGACTATCTGATCAAGCTGGCAGAGTATGAGAAATTAGGCATCCGAGAATATTGGATTGTAGATTATGCAGCGCTTGGGGGACGACTTTACATTGGTAATCCTAAGCAGCCAACGATTAGTATTTACACCCTAGTTGATGGGGAATATGAGGTTCAGAGATTTCGGGAGAGTGATCCTATCACCTCTTCCACCTTCAGAACGCTAGATCTGACAGCCAGCGAAGTTTTCCGAGCAGGATAA